One Streptococcus sp. DTU_2020_1001019_1_SI_AUS_MUR_006 DNA window includes the following coding sequences:
- a CDS encoding alpha-mannosidase produces MENVVVHIISHSHWDREWYLPFESHRMQLVELFDNLFDLFENDPEFKSFHLDGQTIVLDDYLEIRPENRDKVQRYIDEGKLKIGPFYILQDDYLISSEANVRNTLIGQAECAKWGKSTQIGYFPDTFGNMGQAPQILQKSGIHVAAFGRGVKPIGFDNQVLEDEQFTSQFSEMYWQGADGSRVLGILFANWYSNGNEIPVDKDEALTFWKQKLADVRDYASTNQWLMMNGCDHQPVQRNISEAIRVANELFPDVTFIHSSFDEYVQAVESALPEHLSTVTGELTSQETDGWYTLANTSSSRIYLKQAFQENSNLLEQVVEPLTIITGGHNHKDQLTYAWKVLLQNAPHDSICGCSIDEVHREMEVRFAKVNQVGNFVKTNLLNEWKGKLATQNAQSDYLFTVVNTALHDKVDTVSVVVDVATCDFKELHPTEGYKKMAAVTLPTYHVEDLDGHVIEAKIEDLGASFGYTLPKDKFRQPYIARQVRVTIPVHLAPLSWASFQLVEGQVEYRDGIYQNGVIDTPFVTVSVDEGITVYDKTTNEAYEDFIQFEDRGDIGNEYIYFQPKGTEPIYAQLKGYEVLENNARYAKILLKHDLTVPVSADEKLDAEQRGIIEFMKRDAGRSEELTTIPLETEMTVFVDNPQIRFKTRFTNTAKDHRIRLLVKTHNTRPSNASESIYEVVTRPNKPAASWENPENPQHQQAFVSLYDDVKGVTVSNKGLHEYEILGDDTMAVTLLRASGELGDWGYFPTPEAQCLRAIEVEFAVECHQAGERFSAFRRAKAFQVPFTALQVAKQEGSVAATGSLFNHPALNLPQVCPTSFKVAENEEGYVLRYYNMSQENIRVSEKQQTILDLLERPYPVHSGLLAPQEIRTELIQKEEI; encoded by the coding sequence ATGGAAAATGTTGTTGTACATATCATCTCTCACAGCCACTGGGATCGTGAGTGGTATCTACCTTTTGAAAGTCACCGTATGCAATTGGTGGAACTTTTTGACAATCTGTTTGATCTTTTTGAAAATGACCCTGAATTCAAGAGCTTCCACTTGGATGGACAAACCATCGTCCTCGATGACTATTTAGAAATTCGTCCTGAAAACCGTGACAAGGTGCAGCGTTATATCGACGAAGGCAAATTGAAGATTGGTCCTTTTTATATCTTGCAGGATGATTACTTGATTTCCAGTGAAGCTAACGTCCGCAATACCTTGATTGGACAAGCGGAATGTGCTAAATGGGGCAAATCTACTCAAATTGGTTACTTCCCAGACACCTTTGGAAATATGGGGCAGGCTCCTCAAATCCTTCAAAAATCAGGTATTCACGTCGCAGCCTTTGGACGTGGTGTGAAGCCAATCGGATTTGACAATCAAGTCCTTGAAGATGAACAGTTTACCTCTCAATTTTCTGAGATGTACTGGCAGGGAGCTGATGGTAGCCGTGTACTCGGCATTCTTTTTGCTAACTGGTACAGTAACGGGAATGAAATTCCAGTGGATAAAGACGAGGCTTTGACTTTCTGGAAGCAAAAATTAGCAGATGTCCGTGACTATGCATCGACCAACCAATGGTTGATGATGAACGGCTGTGACCACCAGCCTGTACAGAGAAATATTAGCGAAGCGATTCGTGTGGCAAACGAACTCTTCCCTGACGTGACCTTTATTCACAGTTCTTTTGACGAATATGTGCAAGCAGTGGAAAGTGCACTTCCTGAACACCTATCAACGGTTACAGGTGAGTTGACTAGTCAGGAAACGGATGGTTGGTATACTCTTGCTAACACCTCTTCATCCCGTATTTACCTCAAACAAGCCTTTCAAGAAAATAGCAACTTGTTAGAGCAGGTTGTGGAACCGTTGACCATCATCACTGGCGGTCATAACCATAAGGATCAATTGACCTATGCATGGAAAGTGCTCTTGCAAAATGCGCCACACGATAGCATCTGTGGATGTAGTATTGACGAAGTTCACCGTGAAATGGAAGTTCGTTTTGCCAAGGTTAATCAAGTCGGGAATTTTGTTAAGACCAATCTTCTTAACGAATGGAAGGGTAAATTAGCTACTCAAAATGCGCAAAGCGACTACCTCTTTACCGTTGTCAACACAGCTTTACATGACAAGGTTGATACAGTTAGTGTTGTAGTGGATGTGGCTACTTGTGATTTCAAAGAATTGCATCCGACTGAAGGTTACAAGAAGATGGCAGCCGTGACCTTACCAACCTACCATGTTGAAGATTTGGATGGTCATGTCATTGAAGCTAAGATTGAAGACTTGGGAGCAAGTTTTGGTTATACTTTACCAAAAGACAAGTTCCGCCAACCCTATATTGCTCGTCAAGTGCGCGTGACAATCCCGGTCCACCTTGCTCCGCTTTCTTGGGCAAGCTTCCAATTAGTTGAAGGCCAAGTAGAATACCGAGATGGTATTTATCAAAATGGAGTCATTGATACCCCATTCGTAACAGTGAGTGTAGATGAAGGAATTACAGTTTACGACAAGACTACGAATGAAGCCTACGAAGATTTCATCCAATTCGAGGACCGTGGAGATATTGGTAACGAGTACATTTACTTCCAGCCGAAAGGAACTGAGCCAATTTATGCTCAACTGAAAGGTTATGAAGTCTTAGAAAACAATGCTCGCTATGCCAAAATCTTGCTCAAACATGACTTGACTGTTCCAGTTAGCGCAGATGAAAAATTGGATGCAGAACAAAGAGGTATCATCGAGTTCATGAAACGAGATGCAGGTCGTTCAGAAGAGTTGACAACCATTCCTCTTGAAACAGAAATGACTGTCTTTGTGGACAATCCACAGATTCGCTTCAAGACTCGCTTTACTAATACAGCCAAAGACCACCGCATTCGTCTCTTGGTGAAAACTCATAACACTCGTCCAAGCAATGCTTCTGAAAGCATCTATGAAGTTGTGACAAGACCAAATAAACCAGCAGCTTCTTGGGAAAATCCTGAAAATCCACAACACCAACAAGCTTTTGTCAGCTTGTATGATGATGTTAAAGGAGTGACCGTATCCAATAAAGGATTGCACGAATATGAAATTCTTGGAGATGACACCATGGCTGTAACCCTTCTTCGTGCTTCAGGCGAACTCGGTGACTGGGGCTATTTCCCAACACCAGAAGCTCAGTGCTTGCGAGCTATCGAAGTTGAGTTTGCAGTAGAATGTCACCAAGCAGGGGAACGCTTCTCCGCTTTCCGTCGTGCCAAAGCCTTCCAGGTGCCATTTACAGCTCTTCAAGTTGCAAAACAAGAGGGGAGCGTTGCAGCAACGGGTAGCCTCTTTAACCATCCGGCACTGAACTTGCCACAAGTCTGCCCGACATCCTTTAAGGTAGCTGAGAATGAAGAAGGTTATGTCCTTCGTTACTACAACATGAGTCAAGAAAATATCCGTGTGTCTGAAAAACAACAAACCATTCTTGACTTGTTGGAACGCCCATACCCAGTCCATTCAGGACTATTGGCACCACAAGAAATTCGTACAGAATTGATTCAAAAAGAAGAAATTTAG
- a CDS encoding ABC transporter substrate-binding protein — MKNWKKYAFASASLVALAASLAACGNLKGNNQKAADSASGDKTVIKMYQIGDKPDNLDELLENANKIIGEKVGAKLDIQYLGWGDYGKKMSVITSSGENYDIAFADNYVVNAQKGAYADLTELYKKEGADLYKALDPAYIKGNTVNGKIYSVPVAANVASSQNFAFNGPLLEKYGIDISGVTSYETLEPVLKQIKEKAPDVMPFAVGKNFIPSENFDYPVANGLPFVIDLEGDTTKIVNRYEVPRFVEHLKTLHKFYEAGYIPKDVATSDTSYDLTQDTWFVREETVGPADYGSSLLSRVANRDIQIKPFTNFIKKNQTTQVANFVISNNSKNKEKAMEVLNLLNTNPELLNGLVYGPEGKNWEKVAGKENRVKVLDGYKGNTHMSGWNTGNNWILYINENVTDEQIAQSKKDLETAKESPALGFIFNTDSVKSEISAITNTMQQFDTAINTGTVDPEKAIPELMEKLKSEGAYQKVLDEMQKQYDEFLKSKKS, encoded by the coding sequence ATGAAAAACTGGAAAAAATATGCTTTTGCATCTGCTAGCCTTGTCGCTTTAGCTGCTAGCCTTGCAGCTTGTGGAAACCTTAAAGGAAACAACCAAAAAGCTGCTGACTCAGCATCAGGTGACAAAACTGTTATCAAAATGTACCAAATCGGTGACAAACCAGATAACTTGGATGAATTGCTAGAAAATGCAAACAAAATCATCGGAGAAAAAGTTGGTGCTAAATTGGATATCCAATATCTTGGTTGGGGTGACTACGGTAAGAAAATGTCAGTTATCACTTCATCAGGTGAAAACTATGATATCGCATTTGCAGATAACTACGTAGTAAACGCTCAAAAAGGTGCTTATGCTGACTTGACAGAATTGTACAAGAAAGAAGGGGCTGATCTTTATAAAGCGCTTGACCCAGCTTACATCAAAGGTAACACTGTAAACGGTAAGATTTATTCTGTTCCAGTTGCAGCCAATGTTGCATCTTCACAAAACTTTGCTTTCAACGGCCCACTTCTTGAAAAATATGGAATTGATATCTCAGGTGTAACTTCATACGAAACACTTGAACCAGTATTGAAACAAATCAAAGAAAAAGCTCCAGATGTAATGCCATTCGCTGTTGGTAAAAACTTTATCCCATCAGAAAACTTTGACTACCCAGTTGCAAACGGACTTCCATTCGTCATCGACCTTGAAGGCGATACTACTAAGATCGTTAACCGTTACGAAGTTCCTCGTTTCGTAGAACACTTGAAGACTCTTCACAAATTCTATGAAGCAGGATACATTCCAAAAGACGTAGCAACTAGCGATACTTCATATGACCTTACTCAAGATACTTGGTTTGTTCGCGAAGAGACAGTAGGACCAGCTGACTACGGTAGCAGCTTGCTTTCTCGTGTTGCTAACAGAGACATCCAAATCAAACCATTTACTAACTTCATCAAGAAAAACCAAACAACTCAAGTTGCAAACTTTGTAATTTCAAACAACTCTAAGAACAAAGAAAAAGCAATGGAAGTGTTGAACCTCTTGAACACTAACCCAGAACTCTTGAACGGACTTGTTTATGGACCAGAAGGCAAGAACTGGGAAAAAGTTGCAGGTAAAGAAAACCGTGTTAAAGTCCTTGATGGATACAAAGGAAACACTCACATGTCAGGATGGAACACTGGTAACAACTGGATTCTTTACATCAATGAAAACGTTACAGATGAGCAAATCGCACAATCTAAGAAAGACTTGGAAACTGCAAAAGAATCTCCAGCTCTTGGATTCATCTTTAACACTGACAGCGTGAAATCTGAAATTTCAGCTATCACTAACACTATGCAACAATTCGATACAGCTATCAACACTGGTACTGTAGACCCAGAAAAAGCTATTCCAGAATTGATGGAAAAACTTAAATCTGAAGGTGCTTACCAAAAAGTATTGGATGAAATGCAAAAACAATACGACGAATTCTTGAAAAGCAAAAAATCATAA
- a CDS encoding beta-N-acetylhexosaminidase, whose translation MVRFTGLSPKQAQAVEVLKNHISLPDVEVAVAQSDQASISIKGEKGQYQLTYRKPHQLYRALSVLATALAEGDKVEIEEQAAYEDLAYMADCSRNAVLNVASAKQMIEVLALMGYSTFELYMEDTYQIEGQPYFGYFRGAYSAEELQEIEAYAQQFDMTFVPCIQTLAHLSAFVKWGVKEVQQLRDVEDILLIGEEKVYDLIDGMFATLSKLQTRKVNIGMDEAHLVGLGRYLILNGVVDRSLLMCQHLERVLDIADKYGFHCQMWSDMFFKLMSADGQYDRDVEIPEETRVYLERLKDRVNLVYWDYYQDSEEKYNRNFSNHHKISQDIAFAGGAWKWIGFTPHNHFSRLIALEANKACRANQIKEVIVTGWGDNGGETAQFSILPSLQIWAELSYRNDLERLSDHFKTNTGLSVEDFMQLDLANLLPDLPGNLSGINPNRYVFYQDVLCPILDKHMTPEQDKPHFVQAAETLAEIKEKAGAYAYLFETQAQLNAILSSKVDVGRRIRQAYQAGDKESLQQIAREELPKLRSEIENFHKLFSQQWLKENKVFGLDTVDIRMGGLLQRIKRAESRIEAYLAGQIDRIEELEVDILPFNDFYGDKDFAATTANQWHTIATASTIYTT comes from the coding sequence ATGGTAAGATTTACAGGACTTAGTCCCAAACAAGCGCAAGCTGTTGAAGTATTAAAAAATCACATCTCCCTACCGGATGTAGAAGTGGCAGTCGCTCAGTCTGACCAAGCCTCCATCTCTATCAAGGGTGAGAAGGGGCAGTATCAATTGACCTATCGAAAACCTCATCAACTCTACCGTGCCTTGTCTGTGCTAGCAACAGCTTTAGCAGAAGGAGACAAGGTCGAGATTGAAGAACAGGCTGCTTACGAAGATTTAGCCTACATGGCTGACTGTTCGCGAAATGCAGTTCTAAATGTTGCATCTGCCAAGCAGATGATTGAGGTCTTGGCTCTCATGGGTTATTCAACCTTTGAGCTCTACATGGAAGACACCTATCAGATTGAAGGGCAACCTTATTTTGGTTATTTCCGCGGGGCTTATTCAGCTGAAGAGTTACAGGAAATTGAAGCATACGCCCAGCAGTTTGATATGACTTTTGTCCCATGTATCCAGACCTTGGCTCACTTATCAGCCTTTGTCAAATGGGGAGTCAAAGAAGTCCAGCAACTTCGTGATGTAGAAGACATTCTCCTCATCGGTGAGGAAAAAGTCTATGACCTGATTGACGGTATGTTTGCAACTCTATCTAAACTGCAAACTCGCAAGGTCAACATCGGAATGGACGAAGCTCACTTGGTTGGTTTGGGGCGTTATCTTATCCTGAACGGTGTGGTTGATCGTAGTCTCCTCATGTGCCAACACTTGGAGCGCGTGCTGGATATTGCAGACAAGTATGGTTTCCACTGCCAGATGTGGAGCGATATGTTCTTCAAACTCATGTCAGCAGACGGCCAGTACGACCGAGATGTGGAAATTCCAGAGGAAACACGAGTTTATCTAGAACGTCTCAAAGACCGTGTGAACTTGGTTTACTGGGATTATTATCAGGATAGCGAAGAAAAATACAATCGTAACTTCAGTAACCACCACAAGATTAGCCAGGATATCGCCTTTGCAGGTGGTGCTTGGAAGTGGATTGGCTTTACACCTCATAACCATTTCAGCCGTCTCATTGCTCTTGAAGCAAACAAAGCCTGCCGTGCCAATCAGATCAAAGAAGTCATTGTGACTGGTTGGGGAGATAATGGTGGTGAAACAGCCCAGTTCTCGATCCTACCGAGCTTACAAATCTGGGCAGAACTCAGCTATCGCAATGATTTAGAGCGTTTGTCAGATCACTTCAAGACTAATACAGGTCTATCCGTTGAGGACTTTATGCAACTTGATCTTGCCAACCTCTTACCAGACCTACCAGGTAATCTCAGCGGGATCAACCCCAACCGCTATGTTTTTTATCAGGATGTTCTCTGCCCGATTCTTGATAAGCACATGACACCTGAACAGGACAAGCCGCACTTCGTACAGGCCGCTGAGACGCTTGCTGAAATCAAAGAAAAAGCTGGTGCCTACGCTTATCTTTTCGAAACTCAGGCACAGTTGAATGCCATTTTAAGTAGTAAGGTTGATGTGGGACGACGTATCCGTCAAGCCTATCAAGCAGGCGATAAAGAGAGCTTGCAACAAATTGCTAGAGAAGAATTACCAAAACTCCGAAGCGAGATTGAAAACTTCCACAAGCTCTTTAGCCAACAATGGCTAAAAGAGAACAAGGTCTTTGGCTTGGATACAGTGGACATCCGTATGGGTGGACTCTTGCAGCGGATCAAGCGAGCAGAGAGTCGTATTGAGGCTTATCTTGCTGGTCAAATTGACCGCATCGAAGAACTAGAAGTAGACATCTTGCCATTCAATGATTTCTACGGAGACAAGGACTTCGCAGCAACAACAGCCAACCAGTGGCATACTATTGCGACAGCTTCGACTATTTATACAACATAG
- a CDS encoding carbohydrate ABC transporter permease has translation MAKKIQKEKIDNVGIHSFSKKADIFFSIISGLLAFSCILPFIFVIIISVTDEKSIVQYGYSFFPSQFGLDGFEFLTQFKDKILQALFISVFVTVVGTLTNVFITTTYAYAISRSTFKYRKFFTIFALLSMLFNAGLVPGYIVVTQLLHLGDTIWALIVPMLLSPFNIMLMRSFFKKTIPEAILESARIDGASEARIFFQICLPLSLPGIATITLLTALGFWNDWFNALLYIKSDNLYPLQYLLMQIQNNMDYIAKSVGMSGQLAVALPKETGRMAMVVVATVPIAILYPFFQRYFVKGLTIGGVKE, from the coding sequence ATGGCAAAAAAAATTCAAAAAGAAAAAATTGATAATGTTGGCATACACTCCTTCAGCAAGAAAGCAGATATCTTCTTTAGTATCATATCTGGTTTGCTAGCCTTCTCTTGTATCTTGCCTTTTATCTTTGTCATCATTATCTCAGTTACAGATGAGAAGAGTATTGTTCAATATGGATATAGCTTCTTCCCATCACAATTTGGATTAGATGGTTTTGAGTTTTTGACTCAGTTTAAAGATAAGATTTTACAAGCGCTCTTTATCTCAGTGTTTGTGACAGTTGTAGGTACATTGACAAACGTCTTTATCACTACAACTTACGCCTATGCCATCTCACGTTCAACATTTAAGTATCGTAAATTCTTTACAATCTTCGCTTTGCTTAGTATGTTGTTCAATGCTGGTTTGGTACCAGGTTATATCGTGGTAACTCAGTTGCTTCACCTTGGTGATACCATTTGGGCCTTGATTGTTCCGATGCTTCTATCACCATTCAATATCATGTTGATGCGTTCCTTCTTCAAGAAGACCATCCCAGAAGCAATCCTCGAATCAGCTCGTATCGATGGAGCTAGTGAAGCTCGTATCTTCTTCCAAATCTGTTTACCGCTCTCACTACCAGGTATCGCAACTATTACCCTATTGACAGCGCTTGGGTTCTGGAATGACTGGTTTAACGCCCTTCTTTACATCAAGAGTGATAACTTGTATCCATTGCAATATTTGCTCATGCAAATCCAAAACAACATGGATTACATTGCCAAGTCAGTTGGTATGTCAGGACAACTTGCGGTTGCCCTACCAAAAGAAACAGGTCGTATGGCCATGGTCGTTGTTGCGACTGTTCCGATTGCGATCCTCTACCCATTCTTCCAACGCTACTTTGTAAAAGGTTTGACTATCGGTGGTGTTAAAGAATAA
- a CDS encoding sugar ABC transporter permease → MNKFSKTLRDNWIFLLMVLPGTLWLTLFFYIPVFGNVVAFKDYHMTGEGFVHSIINSKWVGLDNFKFLFSSKDAFVITRNTVLYNLGFIFIGLVVSVGIAIILSELRSKQMVKIYQTSMLFPYFLSWVIISFFTDAFLNIDKGLINHTLETLGIKGINFYADISIWPYLLLFLGIWKGFGYSSVMYYATIMGIDPTYYEAATVDGASKWQRIRNVTIPQLTPLVTVLTILAVGNIFRADFGLFYQIPHNAGQLYSVTNVLDVYVFNGLTQTADIGMASAAGLYQSVVGLILVILSNLLARRVDPNSALF, encoded by the coding sequence ATGAACAAGTTTTCAAAAACTTTGAGAGATAATTGGATTTTTCTCTTAATGGTTTTACCAGGGACACTTTGGTTGACTCTATTCTTCTACATCCCAGTATTTGGAAATGTGGTTGCCTTCAAAGACTACCATATGACTGGTGAAGGATTCGTCCACAGTATTATAAATAGTAAATGGGTTGGACTAGATAACTTTAAATTCTTGTTTAGTTCGAAAGATGCCTTTGTCATCACTCGAAACACTGTGCTTTACAACCTTGGATTTATTTTTATCGGTTTGGTTGTGTCAGTTGGTATCGCCATTATCCTTAGTGAACTTCGCTCTAAGCAAATGGTTAAAATCTACCAAACATCTATGTTATTCCCTTACTTCTTATCTTGGGTTATCATCAGTTTCTTTACAGATGCTTTCCTAAATATCGATAAAGGGCTTATTAACCACACCTTGGAAACTCTTGGCATAAAGGGAATTAACTTCTACGCTGACATCAGTATCTGGCCTTATCTTCTCCTCTTCCTAGGTATCTGGAAAGGGTTTGGATATAGTAGTGTTATGTATTACGCAACAATCATGGGGATTGATCCAACTTACTACGAAGCAGCGACAGTGGACGGTGCTAGCAAATGGCAACGTATCCGCAACGTAACGATTCCTCAGTTGACACCACTTGTGACAGTATTGACCATCCTTGCAGTCGGAAACATCTTCCGTGCAGACTTCGGTCTTTTCTATCAAATCCCTCACAACGCTGGTCAGCTCTATAGTGTAACAAACGTATTGGACGTCTACGTCTTTAACGGTTTGACTCAGACAGCAGATATCGGTATGGCTTCAGCAGCGGGTCTCTATCAGTCAGTTGTCGGTTTGATTCTGGTTATCCTATCAAACTTACTTGCAAGACGTGTAGATCCTAACTCAGCCCTATTCTAG
- a CDS encoding CPBP family intramembrane glutamic endopeptidase gives MKKYHLLFKISAILSYLFFVYGLSQLTLVVQNYWQFSSQIGNFFWIKNLISLVFIGLMIWILVKTGHGYLFVIPKKKWLWYTVLTILVTVLSISFNFKIARHVQSTSEGWAVLIGYSGTNFAELGLYLTLFFLGPLMEELIYRGLFQHGFFKDSKFGLDLILPSVLFALPHFSSFPNFLDILVFSSFGIFYAGLTRYTKSIYPGYIVHVINNIVATLPFLVTFLQRIFG, from the coding sequence ATGAAAAAATACCATCTACTCTTTAAAATCAGTGCAATCTTATCTTACTTATTTTTCGTATATGGACTCTCTCAGCTAACACTGGTGGTTCAAAATTACTGGCAATTTTCTTCTCAGATTGGCAATTTTTTCTGGATTAAAAATCTTATCAGTCTTGTCTTTATTGGCCTCATGATATGGATTTTAGTCAAGACAGGACATGGCTACCTTTTTGTTATTCCAAAGAAAAAATGGCTATGGTATACAGTTTTGACGATTCTCGTAACTGTACTTTCCATATCTTTTAATTTTAAAATTGCGAGACATGTACAATCAACTTCTGAAGGGTGGGCTGTACTAATCGGCTATAGCGGGACAAATTTTGCTGAGTTGGGTCTCTACTTGACCTTATTTTTCCTAGGTCCTCTGATGGAAGAGTTGATATATAGGGGCTTGTTCCAACATGGCTTTTTTAAAGATTCGAAATTTGGGCTTGACCTGATTCTTCCTTCGGTTTTGTTTGCTCTTCCTCACTTTTCAAGCTTTCCCAATTTCCTAGATATTCTTGTTTTTTCGTCATTTGGAATCTTTTATGCGGGTTTAACTCGCTATACAAAGAGTATCTATCCTGGTTATATCGTTCATGTTATCAATAATATTGTCGCAACCTTACCGTTTTTGGTAACCTTTCTTCAGCGAATATTCGGCTAA
- a CDS encoding DUF4767 domain-containing protein, whose protein sequence is MKKLLLVLGASMLVLSACQKTTEDSATSPSTAREQQAKEVTNYFHYLADSYQKALSHEKEVKDATVQSPMAATLVAMEELQLSHPTDQALIMKNYSDFQKLVQYNTEKWQEEFVSWASSMGQSYHRLDHRNFDEKNELIEKLKITTVSQKKVRWNIFGVSSDNAYDYLVLDAYYDDQARHFYLFTLKDGQAQVLYADKTLETISAANFEETENTDLAQGFKEFLLKTGVSTDDEPDTDYSALTDKIKIAMESYSDSKGEKFKSTNLATYGRYYGLAVPDQIMQFGQVDGENYTFKWLDYIAGVGEKRFEILACYLNEAGTEVILFGYKDGRPTILHTEGQPEIEKNEAGTIINAQVHFASFHQPILEGVFN, encoded by the coding sequence ATGAAAAAGCTACTACTAGTCCTAGGTGCGAGTATGCTAGTTTTATCTGCTTGTCAAAAGACGACAGAAGATAGCGCAACTAGTCCATCAACAGCGAGGGAACAACAAGCAAAAGAAGTAACCAACTATTTTCACTACCTAGCAGATTCCTATCAGAAGGCTCTTTCGCACGAAAAAGAAGTCAAGGACGCAACTGTTCAATCACCTATGGCTGCTACTCTTGTAGCCATGGAAGAACTCCAGTTATCTCATCCTACTGACCAAGCCTTGATTATGAAGAATTACTCAGATTTTCAGAAGCTGGTCCAGTACAATACCGAAAAGTGGCAGGAAGAGTTTGTAAGCTGGGCTTCTTCTATGGGGCAGTCCTATCATAGACTAGATCATAGAAACTTTGATGAAAAAAATGAACTCATTGAAAAATTAAAAATAACAACTGTTTCTCAGAAAAAAGTCAGATGGAATATTTTCGGGGTATCCAGTGACAACGCCTATGATTACTTGGTTTTGGATGCCTACTATGACGATCAAGCCAGACATTTCTACCTATTTACACTCAAGGATGGGCAAGCGCAGGTTTTGTATGCTGATAAGACACTAGAAACTATCAGTGCTGCGAATTTTGAAGAGACTGAAAACACAGATTTAGCGCAAGGTTTTAAGGAATTTCTCTTAAAAACGGGCGTATCTACAGATGATGAGCCAGATACAGACTATAGTGCTCTAACAGACAAGATAAAAATAGCCATGGAATCCTATTCAGATAGTAAAGGTGAAAAATTTAAGTCGACTAACCTAGCAACATATGGTCGTTATTATGGGCTTGCAGTCCCAGATCAGATTATGCAATTTGGGCAAGTGGATGGAGAGAATTATACTTTTAAATGGCTCGACTATATTGCTGGTGTTGGTGAAAAACGGTTTGAAATCTTAGCCTGCTATCTGAATGAAGCAGGGACAGAGGTGATTCTATTTGGATACAAAGATGGTCGCCCTACTATTTTACATACTGAGGGGCAACCGGAGATTGAGAAAAACGAAGCAGGTACCATTATAAATGCCCAGGTTCATTTTGCTAGTTTTCACCAACCGATATTGGAAGGAGTTTTCAATTAG
- a CDS encoding ROK family protein, producing the protein MTIATIDIGGTGIKFASLTSDGKILDKTSTPTPETLEDLLAWLDQRLSEQDYRGIAMSVPGAVNQETGVVEGISAIPYIHGFSWYQALAHHHLPVHLENDANCVGLSELLAHPEIENAACVVIGTGIGGAMIINGKLHRGRHGLGGEFGYMTTIEPAEKLNNWSQLASTGNMVRYVIEKSGQSDWDGRKVYQEAAAGNVLCQEAIERMNRNLAQGLLNIQYLIDPDVISLGGSISQNPDFIKGVQEAVDTFVERYEEYTIAPVIQACTYHADANLYGALVNWLQEENQW; encoded by the coding sequence ATGACCATTGCAACGATTGATATCGGAGGGACTGGCATTAAGTTTGCTAGTCTAACTTCTGATGGAAAGATTTTAGATAAGACCAGCACTCCAACTCCAGAAACTCTAGAAGATTTATTGGCTTGGTTGGACCAACGCTTGTCAGAACAGGACTATCGTGGGATTGCTATGAGTGTTCCAGGAGCGGTCAATCAAGAAACAGGAGTGGTTGAGGGAATTAGTGCCATTCCTTACATTCATGGATTTTCATGGTACCAGGCCCTTGCTCATCACCATCTACCTGTCCATCTAGAAAATGATGCCAACTGTGTTGGACTTAGTGAACTGCTAGCTCATCCTGAAATTGAAAATGCCGCCTGTGTTGTCATTGGCACAGGGATTGGCGGGGCCATGATTATCAATGGCAAGCTTCACCGTGGTCGCCATGGCTTGGGTGGTGAGTTTGGCTACATGACCACCATCGAACCAGCAGAAAAACTCAATAACTGGTCACAACTAGCTTCTACAGGAAATATGGTTCGCTATGTGATCGAAAAGTCTGGTCAGTCAGACTGGGATGGCCGTAAGGTTTACCAAGAGGCTGCAGCAGGCAATGTCCTTTGCCAAGAAGCCATTGAGCGTATGAATCGTAATCTAGCTCAAGGACTACTCAATATTCAGTACCTGATCGACCCAGATGTCATTAGCCTAGGTGGCTCTATCAGTCAGAACCCTGATTTTATTAAGGGTGTGCAAGAAGCAGTAGATACCTTTGTGGAAAGATATGAAGAATATACAATTGCTCCAGTCATTCAAGCTTGCACCTATCACGCAGATGCCAATCTCTACGGTGCCCTTGTCAACTGGTTACAGGAGGAAAACCAATGGTAA